atgtcaaattttaattgGTTGTTTTTCAAATAGACTTAATAGCTTAACTAACGTTTGGACTAACAGAGGCACcaacttagaaaaaaaaaagtttaggtaccacttGTGACCTGAAAAATATTTAGGtacaaaaatgagaaaaagaaaggacatattttaggtaccaatttgTAGGTTAAGCCTCTTTCAAAATAGACTTAACAGTTTGACTAACGAATATACTAATTTGGAATTAGGTATCACTCATGACTAAAAAAACAAGTTAGATACCAAGAcgagaaaaaatatataatttaagtacaaattTGTAGGTTAAGCCTTTTTTATAATCATGCAACACCTCTCTAATGTTACTATAAATGTGAAAACAACATGAGtccaaatttaacaaaattagaaagatTAAGCCAAATGAGTTTTAGCTCGGTTGATATCAACATTATTGTTAGTATAGGAGGACGTGAGTTTCGAGTGCATTAAAGCGtgtttatctttttatttaaggaTTGAGAATGAACTATGAATAGTTCTAGAtgttgtataataataataataagaggtTAAAATATCCTTCAATTCTAAAACTCGCTagctaaaaattatattgtaatgaaccgaaatttattaaaagaatattaactgtattaataattgaagttgaattttcaaatccaaaaattaagaaaactaatattattttaaataaaaggaagagAATGTATTTTTGTATTGCAATAATTGATATTTGTATTGCACATTAATTAGGCATTGGCTGCTAAGAAAGCAAAGTAGGGGAGGGCCCTGAAACTGATATAGTAGAGAGTGGGGGGTCCTTTGATCCGTTGGGTATAAGATAGTTAAAGAGTCCCTCTCTTCCGCCATGAAACAGGCGAAGCGAAGCCCATATGAACAGATATTCCAGTGAAGTGGACGCGAAGCAACGAACCTCCCCCTTCCCTTCCCTTCCCaccaatattattataattgctTTTGCTCTCCTCTCTCTAAATATTTAACTAACAACACCCTTCACTGCTTCCCTAACTTTCCATCTTCCTTTGTCTGCCAAAACTAGTTCAGCAGCATGGACCGTGAAGGGGGAGTTGTGATGATGAATAGGGCAGAAATCGATACCAGGGCACCATTTAGGTCTGTCAAAGAAGCCGTTGCCTTGTTCGGTCATAAAGTTTTGTCTGGCCAGCTTTATCCCATCAAGCTCAAGGAGGAGGAGGTAACCTCCTTCTCATTTGCCCATGCTTCAGTTCACTACTTTGATTTATTAATGGTTCCCAAATCCCTGAATACTATTGTGTTTTGCCCTTcttcatattaaaaatatggatgTTAGTGTATTATGAAATATTTCTTGATCAAAAAGCTTTACTGTGGTGTTTAAACTCCAGGTAATTTCTTTATCTGATGCTTGCTTGTCGCTGAGTGTAAGTGTTATCGGTGTAATAGTAGAgagaatataaatataataattatcagGGGGCTTAATTTAGCTTTTTTTAAGGAATCATTCTCTTACTCTTGATGAAGATATCTCcattaaaagtttaaacatGGAGGATTATCTATCAAGCAAGCAAGCATATCTGTTACAGTACTTCCCTGAAAATATCCATATATAGTCTTCTAAATTCATCAACTGAATTAATAATCAGGAAATGTTAGTTTACCAAGTTCATTTACGACAGATGAATGGGCGTGAAGGCAGTGAAAATGGTTGTTCAAGGCTTGGAACTGTTACAGCTGAACTGGAAGAGACAAAATACAACCTTGAAAAGGCCAGAGAAGAGAGTTTGATGATGGCGAATTGCCTGTGTGCTCTTAAAGAAGagctcgaaagaacaaagaCCGAACTGCAGCAAATGAAGGAACGAGAAACCGAGAAACTGATGATGGAGTTCGAGATGGAAGATGTCAAGATTGTTCCAGGCTCCGCAAGATATGAAGTCAATGAAACACGCACGTTTAACGAAGAAGGTACCACCGAGTTTCAGCAGAAGAGATACGTGACCTTTTCAAATCAACCTTGTTTGACTCAAGTTGTTGGTCCACAAGGTGTGGAGAAACTTGAAAGGCACCCTTCATTGcgcaagaagaagaagaagccatTGATCCCTCTGATTGGAGGGTTATTTTCCAAGAGAAAAGGGAGTCAATAAGTTCATAGTGCCAACATAAATAATACCTTATAAGATTTTACTTTTTGTAAGGTTTCATATTTCTCTTGTATGTACACGCCTAGCAAGTTTAATGTATAAGAAGGGTGTAGATGTTTTATGCGAGAGTTATATAAGAAAAGATCACATAAATCACTTCATTTTCTACCTTAAAGAATAATCCAAAACTTAGCTTAATTGATTCATTATATTCAGGTGGCTTAAAGTTCGAACTTCGAACCATTGAAGCATCAGAAGCGTCGAGAAACCTGAAAGAAATCAAAACCAACAAAAACATACCTCATGTGAAGTGtacaaaagaagaacaaagtAACATTCCAAGTTTCCCAATGTCTCTTTCTATGGTAGATTCGTAACCCACGAAGGAAGAGACTAATCGAATATATATTCATTCCAAAAAGCTGCTAtgcattaataaaataaacttccAAACgaaaaaaacaaggaaaatataaCGAAGAAGatcagcagcagcagcagcagccaaaattaaaaatatgatgattAAACCAAAACATCAGACTTTCGACCATCATAAATCCCTTCTTGCGATGACTTGTTGAAGAACTCAATGCAGTCAGCAATGGCCTCAGTGTAATGGGAGTGAGAAGAGTAATAAGAGCTGCATGAAGTCTTGGGTGGATCGAACCTGTCGCAGCAGTTATTTTGCTTGGCAGCCATAGTTGAGGTGCTAGAAGGTCCACCACAAGGAAGGGAAGAAAATAAGAGCCGCATAAGAAACTTGCGGAAACGGTGAAAGAGTTTCATTGTAGATCAGAGAAAGAACTGGCTAGAAGGGTATGGTGTTTATTGTAGGGTTTCACTGCTTCATCGATCTTTCATCTGAGGCAACATTGTGTGAATTTGTAGTCTCTCTCTCTCGGAGGTTTTGGCTTTGCCACTTTCCAGATACCCTCGGGCTATCATGTGTGTGATTCATTGTGAAGACATTAAAAAAAGTTCGAGGTTATGAAAAGGGTGTGTTTATCCATGTGCCCAAATCATTTGTATCTGTGCGCTTCACTTCACTTGTGTTCTCCTATGTAGTTTtgtttattctaattttaactGTGAATAAATATGGATATGTATATTGCTTGTTTACTATGAATGATCTGAAGTAAGCAAATCCATGGATGAATGTACATGGAAAGTTTTAAAAGGCAAGGTGAATGATGAACAGTGACCCTCATTTGTCCCATAAAAGAACCCTTAAAAAGTGTCTTTAACCCAAGACTTGAACATTTGTGGGGCCCATATACTCATACACTTTCACTGTGTTGATATCAAAATCcgccattaaaattttaaaagctaaaaagaaTGGTGAAATAAAGTGAAGGCGCTGGAGCCGGGTATGGGTAGTATGTTTATTCATGTTCTTTGGCGGCCTTATTAACAAAGCTATGATCATTCATTGATTAGGTAAGTTTGTCTAATGCAGAACAAGTACTATGTTTTTAGGCATTCCAAAGGCAAGGAATTTGTGGTCCTAACAAGCTAAAATTCATAGTTTTTATCCTCCGTACATGGACCAATCCCAAAAGCAAGTCAAAGAAACGAACAGTAGGGAAAGCAAAACAAATTATCTGAAAAAGTGGGGGGggggagaaaaaagaaaaattggaaaGAGTGAGCGATGATGAGAGTTGAGATGAAATCATTAAGAGTGGAGGGTTTAGATAATGATTCGGTTAAGACAGACATACGTACATGATTGTGTCCTCGTACTTGCATCTTTAAACTAATTAACACAAAAAGGAACAATCATGAGCTTTTACCACATTTCCTGTTAAGTTTCATTAACAAGATAATAACATTACTtgctttcttttcttaaatGATGTGGTTTGGATCTCTGCCCATTAAATCgggtttaattatttaaaacataaatccagccattttgatcattttatacTACTCAACACGTTTGAATAAGCTCACCACAAAAATCAAGCCGcataatttactaaaaaaataacaattttaccctCTAACGAGATGAAAAGTGACCACATGCATCAGGTTCAACCATTTCCAACAATCAAAGCAATTTAGATTGCAACGTTCATGTTCAACAGTTCCTTATAACAGAAAAAATAATGCTTGATATACAAGACATTATTGTTTTTTTCAAGTCATTAATTGGTAAAATGTCAATTCAAAAGTTGATAGGtgatcagaaaaaaaaaaacaagactACTTTACGGCCACCTTCAAAATATGTAATATAATAGAAGACAGAAAAGAGGGGGGAGAAGCGACCATCTTATGCAATAAGACTAACGCaaacaaatcaagaaaataaaccCACGTTACATAATGCCTAACAACGAAGGACTTATCTTTCACCCGCAAGGAAACCCCTAGCCACTCGAACAAGTAGTATACAACAATTCAAACATCAAATGAGTTAGAGGAGCTTTAGTGGTTGGGGGGCCTCCGATGACCTCGCCTGTCTAGTGCAGAATATGGGTTTCCTCTCTGTTGTTGGCTACCCCCATGCTGTTGGTTGCTGCCATAATACTGTTGACTGCCCCTATGTGGCTGGCTTCCTCTTTCTTCATAGTCTCCTCTCTGATGATGATGATACGATTGGTTACCTCTTTGTTGCTGCTGGTCACGGCCTCTATAAACACCCTGGTTCACTCCACCTTGTTGATATAAGCCATACCCTCCAGAAACATTTTGGTTGGCCTGCGGAGCCATTCTACCACCCCACTGCTGATAACTACTGTTTTCAGGTGCCTGGTACCTACGGCTGCTGTCATAACCACCTGGATGAGAAGGATACAGATCAGCCTCTGTTGACATTTGTGCCATAGGAATGTGCCTTGCCCGACCATCCTGATAATGTCTTGGAGGGTAGTGCATGTTATTGGCAGCTTCTTCGTTATTTATTTGGTAGTGATGGTAGCTTTGGGAATTTGGATGACGTGATGGAGGATTCTGAGAATATGGGTAACTTGCACCAGGATAATCTTGTCTAGGAGGTACCATTCTAGGCTGCCCCTGGTTATGATACCCATAATTTGCATGGGAATTGACTGATGGGTTATAGGTAGCAGTCGCATATGATGAAGCCTGTATATTATTGCCAAACCCGTTACGATCCATCTTCAACTGTAAGCTATTAGTAATAAGTCTGTGTGATGCATCCTGGCCAGAAACAGATCCAGAAGAGTTATGCCTGAAATGAGAAGGCAAAAACATATGGTAAACACGGATGTAAATGGTTTCTCGCACTGAATGACAAGCACGGTGGCAAGGAAAAAGGGAACTTCAGAAAcaaagataaatatattatcttttGAACACAGACCGATCCATTTGATGACCTCCAGCAGGCTGCCTTCCATTTTCCCAAGGCCTCCTCCCAGAATCTTCATGCCATAACGCAGGTGCAGGTTTTAAATCGCTGAATTGCACCATCTGTGAAGCACAATATTGAAAACTATCAGCAGAAGTCGTATGACTAAATCTATCAAGAGAAGCATTTTTTTACTCCTTTTGTTAAAGGCAAGCTCACTCAATACATAAATTATCCCAACttctttttcctcctttctGGTGTGTTTTAGTGGATAGAACAAGCTTAGTACTGTTTCATACTAAAAATTTGCTTCTGGCATGACATTTTGAGGATATTGTACATAAGCAAGTGGAaactatttttttcataaaaggCCCCAACAATGCCATCTAGAAGTCCTTGAGTTTGGTAAGCAAGAAACTTCACGAGGAATATAAGTTGGCAGGATTAAACAAAAGTCTACTGCTTTAATTGGTCACTTCTCATAATTAAAACCTCAGAAAATTAGCTATGGCTACAATATTTGGTCAGCTACCATATCCAGATAACTTCAAGGAGTCAAGCACAAGCTAAGTTGAGATGACACAGAACAGGCAAAAGTAGATCAAATTAAAGGTGATACAACATTACTAAGCAGAACATACCTTAGGAGGGAATGCAACTCCTGGTGGAGGACGGGTTATATGCTTATGAGCTCTTGGAAGTCTATATATACAACATCTGTAAAGCAGGCATGCAAGATAGTTAAGGTATCTTCATTTAATAACCTGCCCCATGCATATGATCAATAAATACGTAAAGcatcaataattaaaacttaCATGACTTCATTGGCCAAAATATCTTCCATGTCCTTGATTGGAGACCTGAACACTGGAGGCTGTGTATCTCCAGCACAAGGGGATATGTAACCATTCATCCCATCACTGCATTCATACCTAAATAAATCAGAAAAAAGTGGGACGTGTCTTAAATTCAACTAGCATGGAAAATAATCAAGGCAGACTGAATTCTAAATTATATCCCACCTCAAATCAGGTTTGACTTCCTCCTTGACTTCAATCCGTTGCCTTTCTGGCAATTGTTTACAACGACTGTCAAGAGAAAAGATTTGTTCAGAGAGGCGGTGTGATGCAGCCACAAAAAGCATGTCACACATTGTACTGTTTCTCTGTGCTTCTTCCTCCTGCATAAGATTGTAGCATTTAAGAGGCAGCTAAAACAAAATTCAGCGAGAGAATATAGATTCTAAACCAAAGGAAGAAAGAGTGCAAGGGACACATGAAATGATGACTTCAACAAAGAGCCATACCGTCAAAGTGTGTTCTATTTTTGCAACCTCAGCAAGAAGTCGCTCTTCATCAATGAAAGGCAATTTTGCAATACCCTTCAGaaagaacaacaacaaatagatCAACTTTCCACTTCAGGAAAAGAGAATTTCCATAAACCAATTGGCATATGAAAGTAAACGATAAACCTACCTGCCAAGAATACCGCTTGCCATTCATGTCAACTTCAAAATCTGATAGAGAGAGGAAGTTCAAGTTTATGGATCTTATGGAAGAAGTTAAGAACAAAAACATATGATGCATGTTTGTTTAGCAAAGTTGCATACCGGTCGGATAAAAATCAATAATGGGTGAATTTGGATCAGTCATCAACTTCCTATATTGTTCGGGAAGGGCATGGGAActgcaaattaaatatattatattaccaTACTGGCTCAAAAATTTAGATGGAGAACAAAGCAGAAACAAGTAACAGTACCTTGCAGCAGGAAAAACCCCCAATAACTGATTGAATGGTTTGAAGGGGGAACCCAACTCAAACTGAATATCAAGCTGGCCAAGATCCTTCAGATCAGATGCAAAGGGTGCATAATGGTAAGGATAAAACCTGAAACAACAAAGTTCAATGACAGAACAGTGACAAATAATGTCTATTACAGCAGaatgatgatattctgattaaCTGACCAGTCTCACCAAAACAAAGCACAATCAGGCCTAAAAATTCAACTCAGGTAAAAACCAAAAAGGAATAAGATGACTGATTCTATGCACTAATAATAACATCCACAACCTCCAAGAACAACCAGTAATAGGAAAGTAAGAATGTAAAAAAAACTCACCACCTCCAAGAACAACAAGAACAACCAGTAATAGGAAAGTAAGAATGTAAAAAAAACTCACCACCTCCAagaacaaacaccttcatagtAATAATGCATGACCCAACATAGACCTTCAGTGAACTTCAAAACCTACACAAATGAAGCTCCACtgattattaaagaaataattcaaaaatacaaTAGACAACAACCTCAAATAGATCCACCAACTTACAACATCTTTTCGTATTTCTTCCATTTCTTCTGGAGTTTTTGCTGAAAACTTTTCTTGATAATACCTTTCTTTCCACCCTGGCTCTCCCAGTTTAATCTGACAAGAGCAAGCAGCTAAAATATTAAAGTCATGGAATAGAATGGCAAAAACATTGTGAGCtaataagagaaagaaacagCAGCTTTTTTTGTATTAAGGTGGCATGCTGTGTCCAAGCATGCTGGTCTCAACTGCCAAAAAGTTGCAAGTATTAGGTAAAGCCCCTTGAATGTTGCATATGATGACAAatcaatatgaattttttttttaacttgtttGAGATAAGAGTGGGACAATCTATGTTTTGAAAACTAAATCACAGAAAAAATGAAAGCAGAGTTCCCAACCCTACTGCCTATACCCAAAATATTCGTAGAAACtgcattattaaaaaaaaaaaatcataaattacttAAGAACATATTCAAACCTTATCTTCCTCGTGATTACTGGAGTTAAAAACATCAGATTTGTCACGGATCAACTCCTTAAGTTTTGCTTTCAATTCTTCTTTGTTCTCATGCACCTGATGCCAATGGGAAGAAAGAAACAGCATAGTAAGTGTCAtcaggtaaaaatatatagCAGGATAATTAATACTCTCTTAACTCCTCGCCTGCAAGGCTCATACCAAATCATAGGTTAGCCCATGGAATATGAGTCCTAAAGAATGGCTGAAGGAGTCAGAACTATATTAAAGTGTCTCTCCTGAAGCAGGAAAACATACATCTGTTTCAATACTATCTTCTGCTTCAACAATAGCAGCACCAATATTGGCCCCCGAGGATAAACGTCGCACTTTATGTGGGCGATTAGAGGATCCATTACCATTAGACTCCACCATTTGCTGAAATGGCACAGGTGTAGGGCCTGAGGCAAGACGGGAACCATGAAATCTAGCAACTGGAACCAGAGAATCAGGTTGAACTTGAGGCTGCGCATCATCTCCTCTTCTAACTTGTGCTTTTTCTCGTTTGATTCTTTCTGCTTGACGCTGTATGAAACCAGCATAGAACAAATTAGTACTGAATTCTTTACCAGCTTAAAGGATGAGTAGAATTCATGTGTAATACATTCATTCCAGGAATCCTCAAGTCAGATGGTTAATTTGAGTTGCATATATACCCATATAGATCAATggcctaaaattataaaacaactaaaagagAAAACAGCATAAGGTGTTGCTACATCCTTAATCTCAGGAAGTTATTCAATTACACAAAAGGTAATCTTGCCACCAAAGAGTGCTAGACAAGTCTCCTTTCATGGTTCAAATCATGATAGTGTAAATCTCTTACACAAGCACTGAAAGAGGATTGAACACATAATGAATACCACATGCAGAATGAAATAGAAAGAGACTAAGAGACTACTGGCTCACAAGGTAAGACCCAACcttttttacatgaaaaatgaAACAAGACCATTTGCAAGTTTTCCAGAATAATTTGGATCAAAGATAAACGCTATATACaaactaattttttgtttaagttaaaGAGAATCATATTGATCCTAAACTCAAACAAACCTGATGCAACCGTGCtcttttgttgaatattttatcTTCATAGGACCCCACAGCTTGGATAAAAAGCTCTACCCTGCTCAAATTAGGCTGAAATAAAAATCATACAGTCAATAGCTTTAGTTTACCAGATGAAATTTGATGACTGGAATAATAAGTGGCCATCACAAATAAGATCAACAGGCACCTTGCTTCCATCAGTCAAATAACCACCAAATGATCTAAATTCCTTCTTGTATACTGCCATTAACAAATTGATTGCACCCTGaaattaacaaattgaaaagGGGAAGGCTTTCAATTAAAACCTTGGCTTCATATAAGAACCCTAAAGTTACATTCAAAAtcacaatataaaaatacaacCCAACAGTAGAATAATTACTTCAACAACATACAAACCTCACGAATCTCAAGTGTAGGCATATGAGGTAAGAAATCATTGCCAACAAAGAAGCATATGAATATAAAATCATCCACAACGCGTTCCAAGTCAATTTCAAAAGGAGGATTGGGGATTCTCATCTCATATTCCAGATACTCCCTAAGGGTCCATATGTTCAGGAACTGCAAAGATGAAGCAAATAACAAGttctaatttttccaaataattcattataataattcCAACTGTAAATTCAATTGCAAAGTAACCTGATATGGCTTTCTGGCCACAGCTTTTCCATCAGCTTTCTCATCAAATTCTCCTTCCTTCCTCTTTGCCTTTCCTTCACAATTTGCCGCTATATGGCCCATCTGACCACATATGAAGCACTTATCTTGCCCAGGGGTGAAGACAAtctgaaaatatttcataaaccCTGTTACTTTTGGGCCAAGAGGGAACATGATAATAGAATGATAAAACATCCTTCGAAGAAAATTCATTTAAGTGGTAACATCTACTTATTCctacaaacaagtaaaatagcCAACCTCGGGTAGAAGttacaaaatgaaagaaaactaGATCATAGATATTATTTTGCAAAGTAAAATATACGAACCTCTCGAAGGATTGAAAAGTGAACTTCATGAGTGGCCAAGGCCAACATAATTAAATCAGCATCCTGTCGTATTTCAACAATAAGCAGAGTGCATGATCTTAGTCCACTAAAGTAGgccaaagaaaataaacagaacacatgcttaaattttttatttttttttaatttgaaacttagaaatgaaaatattgaaggAGAAATATACCAAACCATATAGGCAATGGCGTGTGTTTGGATCAAAACCAGGAAGGTTCCTTTGGAGCCGTATATATGACATAATTTTATGTTCTCCTTCACCAGGAACGTTTGCATCAGATAGAATAACCTtcaaaaagaagaaagtaagAGAAATGCTAAAACTCTCCACCATATCAAGAGAAAGCAAAGAATAACACATAAAAGACAAGGAACCATAAAACTGATACTACCTTGATGTTTTTCCAGCCGGGATCGTAATTTAATCTGAGGTGGATATAATACTGCAAAGCAATTGATAGAACAGCCATAAATGGAGTGCCAGGTGTAATAACATTCGAATCAACAAGCTGTGATTCCTCTTTAGGAGGAAGCCTTCTGCCCTCCCTCTCAAACTCCTCTCGAAGTCGTGCTTCTTCAGCTGCCTGCAAAAGCAAGATTAACAAGAACAAAATTACCAATCAAATTGTCTTCTTTCTTGCAACAATTTCTATCATTAAAGTGTGGGAGAAAATGAAATATCAGTACCAACAATATCTTGACGACCTAACATTTCATCCAGTATTCAAATTGGTACCGGAATCaaccaaatatatacataccGCCTCTGCAGCATCTTTTGCTGCTCTAAAACGCCTAGATCGCTGTTGGTTCATTTTAGCCCGAGGGGCAACGCCATCTACAGCAGTTTCCAGAAAGAAATGACAgtatcatcaaataaacataagTACACGATATCTGCATGTCAAGAATATAAATACACTTTATCTTTCAACCTAAGACAAGCACTACTTACCAATAGCCATATACAAAAGCTTTCGAGGACGGACCATGACAAACAATCTATCAATGTAATCAAATATGCATTGAAAAACTTCATCAAAAGTTGTTGGTGAAGGCTGCATGAGACATCGAACAAGCCAAATTACATTGGTTCTAAAAATTCCGAGGAAGGAAGAAAGAAGAAACTATGGAAAATGCATGTGTCAAGACGGTTACCCTGTCTTCGGGGTGGAAACAAGGATGAATAATCCCGTTCATGTCGAGATAAAGATTATCGTACTCAAGTTTATTTGGATTGGGTTTACTAGTATCCACCGGAATGGAGACGCCTTCGATCACCACCGGTTCTTCCTCGATAACGTCCACCACAATCAGCGGATACTTCTCCGCTAACCACCTGTAGAACGCTGGCACTCCCATTTCCAATCGCTTGCAATTCCAACCGCTCGCGGATCTCTAATAAAATCGAACACCAATGAGgaaaccctaacccctaaattcGAGAAAAATGCGGAAGAAGAAAACAATTTGGATAGCTTCGATTTTTCTTTATAGCTTCTGCTAGTGTATGTTTCGCAAACAGTCGGGTTTAGGGCACAAAAATAATGTGAATGGACAGTTATACCCTTATTGATTTGGCAGTCTGCTAGTCAGAATAGTTACAGGTCTTTGTGCACACACGTATGGGTAAGGTAAGTTTGGAATTTTGCTAATGGTATCATTTATATCCATTTAAATTGGgacaatttaccaataaaagcccttttttttaaaaaattactgaaatgggcccattatttaattatttaccggaatggtccttttttccgcgaaatcgcgtccacgtcagcgcgagttgttgacatggacgcgatttcctggcgcgtaccctgacatcgtgctgacgtggacgcgatttcgcgatttttcccacgttaggtttttttggcttttaggatttagggttcaggcttttaagggtttttaggtcctggaagaaataatttcgagttgacgtttctaataaaatagtataaaatcgcttctagcagaatgctatttgagaataatttgtgaaatcgcgccctcgtggacgcgcttttgctacagtaggtcacggaagaaataattatttttttgacatttctgagcaaatagtataaaatagCTTCTAGGAGGAtcctatttgagaagaatttgtgcaATCGCGACCTCGTCAGCGTGCTTTTGCTATagtaggtcatgtaagaaatattttttttttgacgtttctgtagaaatatttttttttgacgtttctgagcaaataatataaaatcgcttctagcaggatgctatttgagaagaatttgtgaaatcgcaccctcgtggacgcgcttttgctacagtagcatgt
This sequence is a window from Gossypium raimondii isolate GPD5lz chromosome 5, ASM2569854v1, whole genome shotgun sequence. Protein-coding genes within it:
- the LOC105770030 gene encoding 5'-3' exoribonuclease 3 isoform X2, which gives rise to MGVPAFYRWLAEKYPLIVVDVIEEEPVVIEGVSIPVDTSKPNPNKLEYDNLYLDMNGIIHPCFHPEDRPSPTTFDEVFQCIFDYIDRLFVMVRPRKLLYMAIDGVAPRAKMNQQRSRRFRAAKDAAEAAAEEARLREEFEREGRRLPPKEESQLVDSNVITPGTPFMAVLSIALQYYIHLRLNYDPGWKNIKVILSDANVPGEGEHKIMSYIRLQRNLPGFDPNTRHCLYGLDADLIMLALATHEVHFSILREIVFTPGQDKCFICGQMGHIAANCEGKAKRKEGEFDEKADGKAVARKPYQFLNIWTLREYLEYEMRIPNPPFEIDLERVVDDFIFICFFVGNDFLPHMPTLEIREGAINLLMAVYKKEFRSFGGYLTDGSKPNLSRVELFIQAVGSYEDKIFNKRARLHQRQAERIKREKAQVRRGDDAQPQVQPDSLVPVARFHGSRLASGPTPVPFQQMVESNGNGSSNRPHKVRRLSSGANIGAAIVEAEDSIETDVHENKEELKAKLKELIRDKSDVFNSSNHEEDKIKLGEPGWKERYYQEKFSAKTPEEMEEIRKDVVLKFTEGLCWVMHYYYEGVCSWRWFYPYHYAPFASDLKDLGQLDIQFELGSPFKPFNQLLGVFPAASSHALPEQYRKLMTDPNSPIIDFYPTDFEVDMNGKRYSWQGIAKLPFIDEERLLAEVAKIEHTLTEEEAQRNSTMCDMLFVAASHRLSEQIFSLDSRCKQLPERQRIEVKEEVKPDLSDGMNGYISPCAGDTQPPVFRSPIKDMEDILANEVICCIYRLPRAHKHITRPPPGVAFPPKMVQFSDLKPAPALWHEDSGRRPWENGRQPAGGHQMDRHNSSGSVSGQDASHRLITNSLQLKMDRNGFGNNIQASSYATATYNPSVNSHANYGYHNQGQPRMVPPRQDYPGASYPYSQNPPSRHPNSQSYHHYQINNEEAANNMHYPPRHYQDGRARHIPMAQMSTEADLYPSHPGGYDSSRRYQAPENSSYQQWGGRMAPQANQNVSGGYGLYQQGGVNQGVYRGRDQQQQRGNQSYHHHQRGDYEERGSQPHRGSQQYYGSNQQHGGSQQQRGNPYSALDRRGHRRPPNH
- the LOC105765842 gene encoding WEB family protein At1g75720 isoform X1, whose product is MDREGGVVMMNRAEIDTRAPFRSVKEAVALFGHKVLSGQLYPIKLKEEEEMLVYQVHLRQMNGREGSENGCSRLGTVTAELEETKYNLEKAREESLMMANCLCALKEELERTKTELQQMKERETEKLMMEFEMEDVKIVPGSARYEVNETRTFNEEGTTEFQQKRYVTFSNQPCLTQVVGPQGVEKLERHPSLRKKKKKPLIPLIGGLFSKRKGSQ
- the LOC105765842 gene encoding WEB family protein At1g75720 isoform X2; translation: MDREGGVVMMNRAEIDTRAPFRSVKEAVALFGHKVLSGQLYPIKLKEEEMNGREGSENGCSRLGTVTAELEETKYNLEKAREESLMMANCLCALKEELERTKTELQQMKERETEKLMMEFEMEDVKIVPGSARYEVNETRTFNEEGTTEFQQKRYVTFSNQPCLTQVVGPQGVEKLERHPSLRKKKKKPLIPLIGGLFSKRKGSQ
- the LOC105770030 gene encoding 5'-3' exoribonuclease 3 isoform X1, producing the protein MGVPAFYRWLAEKYPLIVVDVIEEEPVVIEGVSIPVDTSKPNPNKLEYDNLYLDMNGIIHPCFHPEDRPSPTTFDEVFQCIFDYIDRLFVMVRPRKLLYMAIDGVAPRAKMNQQRSRRFRAAKDAAEAAAEEARLREEFEREGRRLPPKEESQLVDSNVITPGTPFMAVLSIALQYYIHLRLNYDPGWKNIKVILSDANVPGEGEHKIMSYIRLQRNLPGFDPNTRHCLYGLDADLIMLALATHEVHFSILREIVFTPGQDKCFICGQMGHIAANCEGKAKRKEGEFDEKADGKAVARKPYQFLNIWTLREYLEYEMRIPNPPFEIDLERVVDDFIFICFFVGNDFLPHMPTLEIREGAINLLMAVYKKEFRSFGGYLTDGSKPNLSRVELFIQAVGSYEDKIFNKRARLHQRQAERIKREKAQVRRGDDAQPQVQPDSLVPVARFHGSRLASGPTPVPFQQMVESNGNGSSNRPHKVRRLSSGANIGAAIVEAEDSIETDVHENKEELKAKLKELIRDKSDVFNSSNHEEDKIKLGEPGWKERYYQEKFSAKTPEEMEEIRKDVVLKFTEGLCWVMHYYYEGVCSWRWFYPYHYAPFASDLKDLGQLDIQFELGSPFKPFNQLLGVFPAASSHALPEQYRKLMTDPNSPIIDFYPTDFEVDMNGKRYSWQGIAKLPFIDEERLLAEVAKIEHTLTEEEAQRNSTMCDMLFVAASHRLSEQIFSLDSRCKQLPERQRIEVKEEVKPDLRYECSDGMNGYISPCAGDTQPPVFRSPIKDMEDILANEVICCIYRLPRAHKHITRPPPGVAFPPKMVQFSDLKPAPALWHEDSGRRPWENGRQPAGGHQMDRHNSSGSVSGQDASHRLITNSLQLKMDRNGFGNNIQASSYATATYNPSVNSHANYGYHNQGQPRMVPPRQDYPGASYPYSQNPPSRHPNSQSYHHYQINNEEAANNMHYPPRHYQDGRARHIPMAQMSTEADLYPSHPGGYDSSRRYQAPENSSYQQWGGRMAPQANQNVSGGYGLYQQGGVNQGVYRGRDQQQQRGNQSYHHHQRGDYEERGSQPHRGSQQYYGSNQQHGGSQQQRGNPYSALDRRGHRRPPNH